The Anas platyrhynchos isolate ZD024472 breed Pekin duck chromosome 3, IASCAAS_PekinDuck_T2T, whole genome shotgun sequence genome includes a window with the following:
- the LOC101790801 gene encoding low density lipoprotein receptor adapter protein 1 isoform X1, whose product MEALRAAGRAVLRSPRLARHGLGLCRRRKLPESWADMQEPLLEGMCFTLKYLGMTLVEKPKGEDMAAAAIRRIIAMAQVGARKFQKVILTVSPRGISLQDADTKEIVENISIYRISYCTTDKLQNKIFAYVAQSQESGALECHAFLSPKKKIAQAVTLTVAQAFQMALDLWEAANAGSRQEQPLHLPCVLEHSEPGRASEPAPPGSPPFRHQFREEEEEEEDENLDETLSGCMEELGRGVHSPAELTPLVPRPNLPTVQLPLSWPCLGQPPGCWKGLGGVGVPPTAGLGTDGPKATLG is encoded by the exons agctTCCTGAGAGCTGGGCTGATATGCAGGAGCCGCTGCTGGAGGGGATGTGCTTCACACTGAAGTATCTGGGCATGACACTGGTAGAGAAACCCAAAGGAGAAGAcatggcagctgctgccatccgCCGGATCATTGCCATG GCACAGGTGGGAGCTCGCAAGTTCCAGAAGGTGATTCTGACAGTGTCTCCGAGGGGCATCTCGCTGCAAGACGCAGACACAAAGGAGATTGTTGAAAACATCTCCATCTACAG GATCTCCTACTGCACAACAGACAAGCTGCAGaacaaaatctttgcttacGTTGCGCAGAGCCAGGAGAGTGGGGCACTGGAGTGCCATGCCTTCCTCTCACCCAAGAAGAAGATT GCCCAGGCTGTGACTCTGACGGTGGCCCAGGCCTTCCAGATGGCGCTGGATCTCTGGGAAGCAGCAAATGCAG gctcTAGGCAGGAACAGCCCCTTCACCTTCCATGTGTCTTGGAGCACAGTGAACCCGGCAGAGCAAGTGAGCCAGCCCCCCCGGGGAGCCCTCCCTTCAGACACCAATTCAGG gaggaggaagaggaggaggaagatgaaaaCCTTGATGAAACTTTATCTGG CTGCatggaggagctggggaggggagtcCACAGCCCAGCAG AGTTGACACCTCTTGTGCCCAGACCGAACTTGCCTACTGTGCAGCTACCGCTGAGCTGGCCCTGTTTGGGGCAACCCCCAGGCTgctggaaggggctgggaggggttGGAGTCCCACCCACAGCTGGCCTTGGGACTGATGGCCCCAAGGCTACCCTGGGCTAA
- the LOC101790801 gene encoding low density lipoprotein receptor adapter protein 1 isoform X2 — protein sequence MQEPLLEGMCFTLKYLGMTLVEKPKGEDMAAAAIRRIIAMRCLVFPHCQAQVGARKFQKVILTVSPRGISLQDADTKEIVENISIYRISYCTTDKLQNKIFAYVAQSQESGALECHAFLSPKKKIAQAVTLTVAQAFQMALDLWEAANAGSRQEQPLHLPCVLEHSEPGRASEPAPPGSPPFRHQFREEEEEEEDENLDETLSGCMEELGRGVHSPAELTPLVPRPNLPTVQLPLSWPCLGQPPGCWKGLGGVGVPPTAGLGTDGPKATLG from the exons ATGCAGGAGCCGCTGCTGGAGGGGATGTGCTTCACACTGAAGTATCTGGGCATGACACTGGTAGAGAAACCCAAAGGAGAAGAcatggcagctgctgccatccgCCGGATCATTGCCATG AGGTGTCTGGTGTTTCCCCACTGCCAGGCACAGGTGGGAGCTCGCAAGTTCCAGAAGGTGATTCTGACAGTGTCTCCGAGGGGCATCTCGCTGCAAGACGCAGACACAAAGGAGATTGTTGAAAACATCTCCATCTACAG GATCTCCTACTGCACAACAGACAAGCTGCAGaacaaaatctttgcttacGTTGCGCAGAGCCAGGAGAGTGGGGCACTGGAGTGCCATGCCTTCCTCTCACCCAAGAAGAAGATT GCCCAGGCTGTGACTCTGACGGTGGCCCAGGCCTTCCAGATGGCGCTGGATCTCTGGGAAGCAGCAAATGCAG gctcTAGGCAGGAACAGCCCCTTCACCTTCCATGTGTCTTGGAGCACAGTGAACCCGGCAGAGCAAGTGAGCCAGCCCCCCCGGGGAGCCCTCCCTTCAGACACCAATTCAGG gaggaggaagaggaggaggaagatgaaaaCCTTGATGAAACTTTATCTGG CTGCatggaggagctggggaggggagtcCACAGCCCAGCAG AGTTGACACCTCTTGTGCCCAGACCGAACTTGCCTACTGTGCAGCTACCGCTGAGCTGGCCCTGTTTGGGGCAACCCCCAGGCTgctggaaggggctgggaggggttGGAGTCCCACCCACAGCTGGCCTTGGGACTGATGGCCCCAAGGCTACCCTGGGCTAA
- the FNDC4 gene encoding fibronectin type III domain-containing protein 4 isoform X1, whose product MPSCLADLLSLGWCLLRDRDRPPSPVNVTVTQLKANSATVSWDVPEGDVVIGYAILQQRQDGQMQRFIREVNTTNRACVLWDLAEDADYIIQVQSIGLYGESQASKRVHFRTLKETDRLPSNSSNQGDITMEGLDKDRQLQTGEIIIIVAVLLMWAAVIALFCRQYDIIKDNDSNNNKEKTKPSSEHSTPERPTGGLLRSKKSPSVNIIEV is encoded by the exons ATGCCTTCATGCCTTGCTGACTTGCTTTCTCTAGGCTGGTGTTTGCTCAGAGACCGAG ACAGGCCACCGTCCCCTGTCAACGTGACTGTGACGCAGCTGAAGGCAAACTCTGCCACAGTCTCCTGGGATGTTCCAGAAGGAGATGTGGTCATCGGCTACGCCATCTTACAGCAG CGGCAAGATGGACAGATGCAGCGCTTCATCCGGGAGGTGAACACCACCAACCGGGCCTGCGTGCTGTGGGACTTGGCAGAAGATGCTGATTACATCATCCAAGTGCAGAGTATTGGCCTGTATGGGGAAAGTCAGGCCAGTAAGCGTGTCCACTTCCGGACCCTGAAGGAGACCGACCGCCTCCCCTCCAACAGCTCCAACCAAG GTGACATCACCATGGAAGGGCTGGACAAAGACAGGCAACTGCAGACAGGCGAAATTATCATCATCGTGGCTGTGCTTCTCATGTGGGCAG CGGTGATCGCCCTCTTCTGCAGACAGTATGACATCATCAAGGACAATGAttccaacaacaacaaggaGAAGACAAAGCCATCCTCAGAGCATAGCACGCCAGAGAGACCAACTGGAGGGCTGCTGCGGAGCAAG aAGTCTCCCTCTGTCAATATAATCGAGGTATAA
- the FNDC4 gene encoding fibronectin type III domain-containing protein 4 isoform X4: MAHFSAYLNPVLVLFSCDLCLVRANRPPSPVNVTVTQLKANSATVSWDVPEGDVVIGYAILQQRQDGQMQRFIREVNTTNRACVLWDLAEDADYIIQVQSIGLYGESQASKRVHFRTLKETDRLPSNSSNQGDITMEGLDKDRQLQTGEIIIIVAVLLMWAAVIALFCRQYDIIKDNDSNNNKEKTKPSSEHSTPERPTGGLLRSKKSPSVNIIEV, encoded by the exons ATGGCCCATTTCTCGGCGTACCTGAACCCCGTCCTCGTGCTCTTTAGCTGCGACCTCTGCTTGGTGCGAGCCA ACAGGCCACCGTCCCCTGTCAACGTGACTGTGACGCAGCTGAAGGCAAACTCTGCCACAGTCTCCTGGGATGTTCCAGAAGGAGATGTGGTCATCGGCTACGCCATCTTACAGCAG CGGCAAGATGGACAGATGCAGCGCTTCATCCGGGAGGTGAACACCACCAACCGGGCCTGCGTGCTGTGGGACTTGGCAGAAGATGCTGATTACATCATCCAAGTGCAGAGTATTGGCCTGTATGGGGAAAGTCAGGCCAGTAAGCGTGTCCACTTCCGGACCCTGAAGGAGACCGACCGCCTCCCCTCCAACAGCTCCAACCAAG GTGACATCACCATGGAAGGGCTGGACAAAGACAGGCAACTGCAGACAGGCGAAATTATCATCATCGTGGCTGTGCTTCTCATGTGGGCAG CGGTGATCGCCCTCTTCTGCAGACAGTATGACATCATCAAGGACAATGAttccaacaacaacaaggaGAAGACAAAGCCATCCTCAGAGCATAGCACGCCAGAGAGACCAACTGGAGGGCTGCTGCGGAGCAAG aAGTCTCCCTCTGTCAATATAATCGAGGTATAA
- the FNDC4 gene encoding fibronectin type III domain-containing protein 4 isoform X3, translating into MNAQGQRCSSTVQWSTSWPLIDRHPGVSHCSMPSCLADLLSLGWCLLRDRDRPPSPVNVTVTQLKANSATVSWDVPEGDVVIGYAILQQRQDGQMQRFIREVNTTNRACVLWDLAEDADYIIQVQSIGLYGESQASKRVHFRTLKETDRLPSNSSNQGDITMEGLDKDRQLQTGEIIIIVAVLLMWADSMTSSRTMIPTTTRRRQSHPQSIARQRDQLEGCCGARSLPLSI; encoded by the exons ATGAACGCGCAAGGGCAGAGATGCTCCAGTACTGTACAATGGTCCACAAGCTGGCCTCTGATTGACAGACATCCCGGTGTTTCACATTGCAGCATGCCTTCATGCCTTGCTGACTTGCTTTCTCTAGGCTGGTGTTTGCTCAGAGACCGAG ACAGGCCACCGTCCCCTGTCAACGTGACTGTGACGCAGCTGAAGGCAAACTCTGCCACAGTCTCCTGGGATGTTCCAGAAGGAGATGTGGTCATCGGCTACGCCATCTTACAGCAG CGGCAAGATGGACAGATGCAGCGCTTCATCCGGGAGGTGAACACCACCAACCGGGCCTGCGTGCTGTGGGACTTGGCAGAAGATGCTGATTACATCATCCAAGTGCAGAGTATTGGCCTGTATGGGGAAAGTCAGGCCAGTAAGCGTGTCCACTTCCGGACCCTGAAGGAGACCGACCGCCTCCCCTCCAACAGCTCCAACCAAG GTGACATCACCATGGAAGGGCTGGACAAAGACAGGCAACTGCAGACAGGCGAAATTATCATCATCGTGGCTGTGCTTCTCATGTGGGCAG ACAGTATGACATCATCAAGGACAATGAttccaacaacaacaaggaGAAGACAAAGCCATCCTCAGAGCATAGCACGCCAGAGAGACCAACTGGAGGGCTGCTGCGGAGCAAG aAGTCTCCCTCTGTCAATATAA
- the FNDC4 gene encoding fibronectin type III domain-containing protein 4 isoform X2, translating into MNAQGQRCSSTVQWSTSWPLIDRHPGVSHCSMPSCLADLLSLGWCLLRDRDRPPSPVNVTVTQLKANSATVSWDVPEGDVVIGYAILQQRQDGQMQRFIREVNTTNRACVLWDLAEDADYIIQVQSIGLYGESQASKRVHFRTLKETDRLPSNSSNQGDITMEGLDKDRQLQTGEIIIIVAVLLMWAAVIALFCRQYDIIKDNDSNNNKEKTKPSSEHSTPERPTGGLLRSKVSSLSRSR; encoded by the exons ATGAACGCGCAAGGGCAGAGATGCTCCAGTACTGTACAATGGTCCACAAGCTGGCCTCTGATTGACAGACATCCCGGTGTTTCACATTGCAGCATGCCTTCATGCCTTGCTGACTTGCTTTCTCTAGGCTGGTGTTTGCTCAGAGACCGAG ACAGGCCACCGTCCCCTGTCAACGTGACTGTGACGCAGCTGAAGGCAAACTCTGCCACAGTCTCCTGGGATGTTCCAGAAGGAGATGTGGTCATCGGCTACGCCATCTTACAGCAG CGGCAAGATGGACAGATGCAGCGCTTCATCCGGGAGGTGAACACCACCAACCGGGCCTGCGTGCTGTGGGACTTGGCAGAAGATGCTGATTACATCATCCAAGTGCAGAGTATTGGCCTGTATGGGGAAAGTCAGGCCAGTAAGCGTGTCCACTTCCGGACCCTGAAGGAGACCGACCGCCTCCCCTCCAACAGCTCCAACCAAG GTGACATCACCATGGAAGGGCTGGACAAAGACAGGCAACTGCAGACAGGCGAAATTATCATCATCGTGGCTGTGCTTCTCATGTGGGCAG CGGTGATCGCCCTCTTCTGCAGACAGTATGACATCATCAAGGACAATGAttccaacaacaacaaggaGAAGACAAAGCCATCCTCAGAGCATAGCACGCCAGAGAGACCAACTGGAGGGCTGCTGCGGAGCAAG gtctccagcttgtccaggtctcgctga